In one window of Frigoriglobus tundricola DNA:
- a CDS encoding HDOD domain-containing protein — MSTSFALPHDTLRLPAPGPAPRAELLATVLDPSRLPTPPAVALQVVNAASRPDCDPKEIVAFLGLDAALCGKLLKAVNSCLYGLKQPVASVGRAVHVLGLKTVRSLALGLSLPAVKLGRDADPAMRDYWVSSVGGAILARELAVLTRRPNPDDDLVAGLLRDLGEVLLRQAFAGTWEAHLGRHAGRLVDDPCGAEVESFGIDHADVSAELLRGWMLPDDIVEPIRYHHQPALLSTVDKVQVERAELLQFASQLVQLDAVAQRPDLLARLLATGRDRFGMTRAALVEFLQRVAPKVESFAAVLNQDIGQCPDFATILAAGATELVNLTVENSRTRLNDPAPVTDTPRIPVPAARTRAFPTDDAPRPPSCDRSKLPEFRPAFAHALPECGCRLGEYELRSVLGRGAMGVVFKAFEPSLHRYVAVKLLNPERSAAPGAWERFAREARAAAAVQHENVVAVYAVREAAGVSYMAMEYVEGTCLEAHVQRHGPLPAEPLVGTARQIAAGLAAAHARQVVHRDIKPGNVLIEAGTGRASSPTSAWRGVPDADALTAAGTRIGTPYFMAPEAIRGEPATPLSDLFSLGGVLYLMATGAVPFPGRTVTAVFEAVQTGTPARSPRPDRTCPFGW, encoded by the coding sequence GTGTCAACTTCTTTCGCCCTCCCACACGATACGCTCCGCTTGCCCGCCCCCGGTCCGGCACCGCGGGCGGAGCTACTCGCCACCGTTCTGGACCCGAGCCGGCTCCCCACGCCGCCGGCGGTCGCCCTTCAAGTGGTGAACGCGGCCAGCCGCCCGGACTGCGACCCGAAAGAGATCGTCGCCTTCCTCGGCCTGGACGCGGCTCTCTGCGGCAAGCTCCTGAAAGCGGTCAACTCCTGCCTGTACGGCCTCAAGCAGCCGGTCGCCTCGGTCGGCCGCGCGGTCCACGTACTCGGGCTGAAGACCGTGCGGTCGCTGGCACTGGGCCTGTCGCTTCCGGCGGTGAAACTCGGCCGTGACGCCGACCCGGCGATGCGGGACTACTGGGTGTCGTCGGTCGGCGGGGCGATCCTCGCGCGCGAGCTGGCGGTCCTGACCCGGCGCCCCAACCCGGACGACGACCTGGTCGCCGGCCTGCTCCGCGACCTCGGTGAGGTGCTCCTCCGGCAGGCGTTCGCGGGCACCTGGGAGGCGCACCTGGGGCGCCACGCGGGCCGCCTGGTGGACGACCCGTGCGGGGCGGAAGTCGAGTCGTTCGGGATCGACCACGCGGACGTGAGCGCCGAACTGCTGCGCGGCTGGATGCTGCCGGACGACATCGTCGAGCCGATCCGCTACCACCACCAGCCGGCGCTGCTCTCGACCGTGGACAAGGTCCAGGTGGAGCGGGCCGAGCTGCTCCAGTTCGCGAGCCAACTGGTGCAACTGGACGCGGTGGCCCAGCGCCCGGACCTGCTCGCCCGGCTCCTCGCCACCGGCCGCGACCGGTTCGGGATGACGCGGGCGGCGCTGGTCGAGTTCCTCCAGCGGGTGGCCCCGAAGGTCGAGTCGTTCGCCGCGGTGCTGAACCAGGACATCGGCCAGTGCCCGGACTTCGCGACCATCCTCGCGGCCGGGGCCACCGAGCTGGTGAACCTGACGGTCGAGAACAGCCGCACCCGGCTGAACGACCCGGCGCCGGTCACCGACACGCCGCGGATCCCCGTACCCGCCGCGCGGACCCGCGCGTTCCCGACCGATGACGCCCCGCGGCCGCCGTCCTGCGACCGGTCGAAGCTGCCCGAGTTCCGCCCCGCGTTCGCGCACGCGCTACCCGAGTGCGGGTGCCGGCTGGGCGAGTACGAGCTGCGGAGCGTGCTCGGGCGCGGGGCGATGGGCGTGGTGTTCAAGGCGTTCGAGCCGAGCCTGCACCGGTACGTCGCGGTGAAGCTCCTGAACCCGGAACGGAGCGCGGCGCCGGGGGCCTGGGAGCGGTTCGCGCGGGAGGCCCGGGCCGCGGCGGCCGTCCAGCACGAGAACGTGGTCGCCGTGTACGCGGTCCGTGAGGCCGCCGGGGTCTCCTACATGGCGATGGAGTACGTGGAGGGGACGTGCCTGGAGGCCCACGTCCAGCGGCACGGGCCGCTGCCGGCGGAGCCCCTCGTCGGGACCGCCCGGCAGATCGCGGCCGGACTGGCGGCGGCCCACGCCCGGCAGGTCGTCCACCGCGACATCAAGCCCGGGAACGTGCTCATCGAGGCCGGGACCGGCCGGGCCAGCTCACCGACTTCGGCCTGGCGCGGGGTCCCGGACGCCGACGCGCTGACGGCGGCCGGGACCCGGATCGGGACGCCGTACTTCATGGCCCCCGAGGCGATCCGGGGCGAGCCGGCGACGCCGCTGTCGGACCTGTTCAGCCTGGGCGGCGTGCTGTACCTCATGGCCACCGGTGCGGTGCCGTTCCCGGGGCGCACGGTGACCGCCGTGTTCGAGGCGGTGCAGACGGGCACCCCCGCGCGCTCCCCGCGGCCCGACCGGACCTGCCCGTTTGGCTGGTGA
- a CDS encoding response regulator transcription factor, producing the protein MAEILVIDDEALVRRHVSDVLVAAGHTVRQAGDGRAGLAALQAAAPDLVVCDLFMPGMEGLETIRELRRSAPALPVVAVSGGGRWDLLELLESAAVLGATIALSKPLSRAALLQAVRELLDGTPRSAPPCPEALRRAGEKGLCSQLRSCARAGSSIWCGASRPPTTPTHN; encoded by the coding sequence GTGGCCGAGATCCTGGTCATCGACGACGAGGCGCTGGTCCGTCGGCACGTTAGTGACGTGCTGGTTGCGGCCGGGCACACCGTGCGCCAAGCGGGCGACGGACGGGCCGGGTTGGCCGCGCTCCAAGCGGCGGCGCCCGATCTAGTGGTGTGTGACCTGTTCATGCCGGGCATGGAGGGTCTCGAGACGATTCGAGAGTTGCGCCGCTCGGCCCCGGCTCTGCCGGTCGTGGCGGTCAGCGGGGGCGGGCGCTGGGACCTGCTCGAACTGCTCGAGAGCGCAGCCGTGTTGGGCGCGACGATCGCCCTATCTAAACCGCTGTCCCGTGCCGCCCTGCTCCAGGCGGTCCGCGAACTGCTCGACGGCACCCCGCGGAGCGCCCCGCCGTGTCCCGAAGCCTTGCGGCGGGCAGGCGAGAAGGGCCTTTGCTCGCAACTCCGGTCGTGTGCCCGCGCCGGATCGTCGATCTGGTGCGGGGCCAGTCGCCCCCCCACGACTCCCACCCATAACTGA